From the Yoonia rosea genome, the window TTGCCACCCTTTCAGACGAGAGTGCGGAGCAAGTCAAACGGCTTTCGGATGAATTGGCGATCCTGGACGACCTGCTGTCACGCTTCCAGACAAAGCAAGCCCAGCCGCAAAGACCCGTGCAGATGAACCTTCGACAAGCAGGATAGCACCTGATGTGGTGGGCGCGACGGGCTGCGGCGGCGTTGCTTGTGCACGTCACGGCCAGCACATCGCCGAGATATTCACGATTCACCCTTGAAAAATACTGTATTCAGGCGCATCTAGGCGGCGCCCGCTTGTTGATGCGGGTGTGAAACATAGGAGATCACATGGCCAAGGAAGAACTGCTCGAATTCCCAGGTGTCGTGAAAGAACTTCTGCCAAACGCGACGTTTCGGGTCGAGCTGGAAAACGGCCATGAGATTATCGCGCATACGGCAGGAAAGATGCGTAAGAACCGCATCCGTGTTCTGGCTGGCGACAAGGTACAGGTGGAAATGACACCTTACGATCTGACCAAAGGTCGGATTAACTATCGCTTCAAGTAACGTGAAGTGCAGCTTCGCGCGGCGCGGTAAAAGGACTTGCAACACGCAAGTCACCGCCGCGCTGGTGGATGTTGATAGATGACCACCCTCCCGCCAGATCCCGCTTTGAAGCTTGTTCTTGGCTCCGGTTCCCCCCGGAGGCTAGAGCTGTTGGCGCAGCTTGGGCTGACGCCGAGCGCTGTGCGCCCGCCCGATATTGATGAAGACGTGCGCAAGGGTGAATTGCCCCGCGATTACGTCAAACGGATTGCCGCGGAAAAAGTGGCGGCTGTGCCTGCTGGCGCGGATGAAGTCGTCCTCTGTGCCGATACCACCGTGGCCTTGGGGCGGCGGATCATGGGCAAACCCGCAGATGCCGCAGAGGCCGCGCAGTTTCTTTTTGCCCTGTCAGGACGGCGCCATAAGGTGATCACCGCACTCGCGGTAAAACGTGACGGCCAGATCTGGACGAAGGATGTGCAAAGCACAGTGGCCTTCAAGCAACTGTCGGACGCGGAAGTGAATACCTACCTCGCGTCGGGTGATTGGCGCGGCAAAGCCGGAGGCTATGCCATTCAGGGGCCGGCTGGTGCGTTTATTCCCTGGATCAACGGGTCGTATACCGGCATCGTTGGTCTGCCGCTCACCGAAACAGCAGGTCTGCTGACAGCGGCGGGCGTTGTGCTTTATGGAGGTGGCGCATGAAGGGCCGCATGATTGTTCTGGACCATATCGGCGAAATAGAGGCGGCTGCCTATCTGGTGGATGGCAAGCTGGATGATATCCTGATTGATCACGAAGACGCCCCCCACCCGGGTGCGATCTTCCGTGCAATCTGTGACCGGCCGATCAAGGGCCAGGGGGGCATGATGCTGCGCCTGCCCGCGGGTGAAACGGCATTTCTGCGGCACGGGAAGGGCCTGAAACCCGGTCAGGCGATGCTGGTGCAGGTCACGGGTATTGCAGAGGACGGCAAGGCTGTGCCGGTCACGGACCGCGTGTTGTTCAAGAGCCGCTATGCGATTGTAACACCGGGCAAGCCCGGGCTGAATATTTCGCGCCAGATCACCGATGAAGATGTGCGCGATGAGCTTTTGGCGGTCGCACATGAGGTGTTTGACAGCCCGCATGGTTTGATCCTGCGTTCGTCCTGCGCAGGCGCCGATGAAGCCGAGATTGCCGATGATATTCTTGCGATGGTCGCTTTGGCCGACGCGGTGCTAGCAGATGCCGACGGCAATGAGCCCGAGGCCCTGACCGAAGGCGACGGGCCGCACTTGGTGGCGTGGCGCGAATGGACGGGTGCGGCAGAGGTGATTACGCGCGCAGGGTCGTTTGCCGATCTTGGCGTGCTGGATCAGGTGGGCGCACTCAGCCAGCCACAGGTCGTCTTGGGCGAAGGGTATATGTATGTGGAGCCCACGCGCGCGTTGGTCGCGGTTGATGTGAACACCGGCAACGATACCTCGCCTGCGGCTGCACTGAAGGCGAATTTGGCGGCAGCCCGCGCTTTGCCGCGTGCCTTGCGTTTGCGGGGGCTCGCGGGGCAGATTTCGGTGGATTTCGTGTCCATGTCAAAGGCGCACCGCAAACAAGTGGAACAATCGCTGCGCGCCTCATTCAAGGCTGACCCGATCGAGACGTCTTTGGTGGGCTGGACCCCGATGGGCCTGTTTGAATTGCAGCGCAAACGCGAGCGCCCGCCTTTTCCCAAACACCTGTTCAAGGACATCTGATGCCCTGCCCGATCTGTGACAAACCCACCGAAACCGAATTCCGTCCGTTCTGTTCAAAGCGCTGCGCGGACATTGATTTGGCGAAATGGTTTTCGGGGGCCTACGCCATTCCTGCGGACAATCCCGAGGATCTGGAAGAGCTTGAACAGGAG encodes:
- the infA gene encoding translation initiation factor IF-1; this encodes MAKEELLEFPGVVKELLPNATFRVELENGHEIIAHTAGKMRKNRIRVLAGDKVQVEMTPYDLTKGRINYRFK
- a CDS encoding Maf family protein, which gives rise to MTTLPPDPALKLVLGSGSPRRLELLAQLGLTPSAVRPPDIDEDVRKGELPRDYVKRIAAEKVAAVPAGADEVVLCADTTVALGRRIMGKPADAAEAAQFLFALSGRRHKVITALAVKRDGQIWTKDVQSTVAFKQLSDAEVNTYLASGDWRGKAGGYAIQGPAGAFIPWINGSYTGIVGLPLTETAGLLTAAGVVLYGGGA
- a CDS encoding ribonuclease E/G, which translates into the protein MKGRMIVLDHIGEIEAAAYLVDGKLDDILIDHEDAPHPGAIFRAICDRPIKGQGGMMLRLPAGETAFLRHGKGLKPGQAMLVQVTGIAEDGKAVPVTDRVLFKSRYAIVTPGKPGLNISRQITDEDVRDELLAVAHEVFDSPHGLILRSSCAGADEAEIADDILAMVALADAVLADADGNEPEALTEGDGPHLVAWREWTGAAEVITRAGSFADLGVLDQVGALSQPQVVLGEGYMYVEPTRALVAVDVNTGNDTSPAAALKANLAAARALPRALRLRGLAGQISVDFVSMSKAHRKQVEQSLRASFKADPIETSLVGWTPMGLFELQRKRERPPFPKHLFKDI
- a CDS encoding DNA gyrase inhibitor YacG yields the protein MPCPICDKPTETEFRPFCSKRCADIDLAKWFSGAYAIPADNPEDLEELEQELDAAQRQKPH